AAACAATGTTAGTTGGTAGAACTTAGAAGCTTGCATAGCACGCTTCAAACTTTGTAGATGTATgttttacaagttttttttgtcaagcgATTCGAGTAAAGCTATTATATATCCCAATCAAGATGAGTTTAATTCCTACGCGCTGCTTATAGGTTGAATAAAATGACAAGCTGTGATATGTTATCTTTTTATAAACAACCAAAGGAGTGGCTAGCATCTTTAAAATTCAATATCTTTGGCGAAAATGTGATCACATCTTTATTGTTTCTTATAGACGTGCAAACCATTAGATGTATCATGAGTTGGTTTTGTTAAAGCTTGTGAGACGAATCATGGAAAATACATTTCAGTAGTTGTAAGACTTGTACTAAGAACTTGGGTAGtgtgaaaaaaaaatgcttGCATCATTTCACAGAATCGGGTTATAATGGTATTTATGATCGTTAATACTAATCCGGTAGGACTAAAAATATCAGGCGGAAAACATGTCGAAGAAGTGGCATATTGGGATGAGAAACCAATCTTGAATAGAGAAAAAGCAACATGATAATAGCAGATCTGTCTATGTCTGTAAGATGGAAAGATATCAGATTGTGTTGTAAGACTATAAAAAGTTGCAGTGTTGCTATAAAAATGTTGGTTTGAGTGATTAAGCTTTGTATAGATAAAGGTTTCAGTCTGCAAATGTATACAGGAGTTTGATTAATCATTAACTTCAAAAGTTAGAGCTCTGAACTAGTCATGCATTCGTCTTGCTACTTGtttgattaatgaaataaaatatgatcATTAGGTTGATTATTTAAAGTAAACACAAACTTACAAAGAGACTGCATTCAAAAGTTGCTACAAACTTGTTGAAAGtggaaaagagaaagagagaacaaaATGAAAGACTATGAGGAACGAGAATAGCAGCAAGGGTTTACGGGAATTGAGGTTATGCATTGGTTTGGAAGCATGGGATGATACATTTGCCATGGAGCAACTCTTTTGAAGAGGAAAGCCACATAGATCGATATTCCCTTCAAATGCAGACTCATTTTGCGTTTGAAATTGAGTACCCTGTGGTATTTCCCCAGTGAGTTTGTTGTAGGACATGTTAATATACGACAAGAAGGAGAGCTTCCCTAACTCTTGTGGAATTGTCCCAGAAAGTTGGTTACTAGATATGTCCAGTGACTCAAGCTCTGTGAGATTAGCTAGAGACGATGGAATATGACCGGTGAAACCATTGTTGGATAAGTTGAGGGCAAGGAGCGACTTCAAAAGACCAATGGATTCTGGAATCTCTCCTCCAAATCTGTTTCCAGAGAAATCAATGCTTCCATATGTGTTAAGAAGTTTCACTCGCGGTCGATCATACTCAAGCCTACTACTACTACTGATGGCTGCACTCCAATTCACAAAGTAATTTGGTGGCAGGCTCCCGTCAAACATGTTACGTGATATGTCAATGATCCTCAGTTTTGAAAACGTCAGGGGGTACTGAGGAGAATATATAGGACCGTAGAATCTGTTTGATCCTAAGATAAGTGCTGTCAGATTCGGCAGATCCTTCAACCAGAAAGGAAACGTGTCATCGATGGCGTTGCTCTCCACATCTACAAACTCTAGGCCTTTGCAATGTTCAAGAGACCTTGGAAGCTTCCCACTTATTTGATTGTGGCCGACGTCAAGCATCTTCAGTGAGCTGTTGAAGAATGTGTCGGGAAGGCTTGTAAGGTTGTTGCGACGGAGATTCAACATTGTTATTGATTCACTCAGGCATCTTGGAACCGCACCAGTTAAGCTGTTGTTCGATAGTTCAAGGACTAATAGGTTCCTTGGATTGCACAATGAAAGAGGAATCTCTCCTGTGAAGTTGTTGTTTGATGCGACCAAGTGCTTCACGGTTGGTGAAACGTTTGGGAAACTATCAAAGGAGTTGTGAGATAGATTAGTAGCGGTCAAAGAAGGAAGATTCCATAACCATTCGGGCACTTTTCCTTGGAAACTATTGTTAGAAATGTCTAGAAAATGAAGCTTGGTTAATACGGTGGTGTTTGCAACGCCTAGGTTGCTGATTGAGGATGGAAGCTCTCCAGTGAAGCGGTTTTGGTGAAGATCCAAGAACTCTAAGTCGGCGAGTCGGCCAAACTCTGCGGGTAATGAAGAGGAAATGTTGTTGCGAGAGAGATCCAGATATCTGAGCTGGTATAATTTGAACAGGCTACTGTTAGCATGGAGAGTGCCGCTGAGACACGCACCACGAAGTTTTAGCTCCGTGACACCACCAGTGTCTTTATCAAACAAAACCCCATCGAAGGAGATAGCGTCACGGTTCCAAGAGTTTGTCACTGATTTGTTGCATGACAGAAGAAACTCGTTTTTGAAAGAGAGAAGGCTCTCGACTTGGTCAAGACGACGAGAAGGTAGAGAAACAAGAGTATTAACCAAGAAGATCAAAGCAAATAAACAAGAGAACACATGCAACGTCATAGtgggaaaaaagaagaagatgtgcaAACTAGAGAGATGAGGATAAAATGCCTCTGTATATATGAACGGGCTTTGCTGCcatgtaatttaatttatagcCATGGTTAGGATCCTTTGATACAGCTGCTTGACTTGGAACTTGTGCAAGTCTTCAGTTATGTATCAACCACATTTTTATTCCACGTAGACCGGGCCCCCCTATTATACTGGAAtagtcttcttctcctttttggGTTTAATTGGAAAAGTTGATCTAATTGGAAAATTCTTGTTTCTCAAATTATAATATTCAATGgtttataaaagtaaaatataactaaataatattaCGTCCATTTACATATGTATGTCTGAAAGGAGAAGCTCACGACAGATAGCATCTACATGAAGACAATGTGCTACGGTCCATGGTAGAAGTAGAGCTCATTTTCTTGGAAATTTTGTAGTAGCGCTGAGAAAAGTGAGCTCACAATTATCTATTAGctaaattgtatatataaaatttttaatctattttcaGTGTTTCCCTTGGCGTCGGATTCACATCTGGCCAATTGCATTGTAGgtacatgtaaatatgtaataGACAGACAGGGTCTAAATAGTTACAGTTGTAAGTTATAGCTAAAACTTGTGAACTTATACTAAGTAAGGGCTGTTATGTAAATTTCAACTGGCTGagtttcttgtttatttacaatttagGTCATTCTATATAGAAGTGTAATCAGCTTCTACTTCTGAAATCTTCGTTTGAGTTTAGCGATCTCTGCTCTGTTGTGCTCTTAACAGTTTCTATAGTTAGCTCTGTGTTGTTAGTAATTAGAATCTCACAAGATGAAGATACTGCTTTTTGTGATGATTACTTTCTTTTATTTAGGATTCTGGCAACATTGTTTGTTTGGATTCAGTTTGGTAATATGCAAAATGTCTTTAAACTTGGAATGTGTTTTGGTCGTGTCTAGGCAGCTGCTGAAACGGATTTCAAACCAAGCCGGATGGCTATAATGGCAAAACACGTTGAAGCTTTCATCAGAGAGTTCTTTGACCAGAACCCCTTGAGTCAAATCGGTTTGGTCTCTATAAAAAACGGGATTGCGTGAAGATGTATGGTCAAAACGTTTCTTATAGACGTGCAAACCATTAGATATATCGTGTGAGTTGGTTTTCTTAAGCTTGTGAGACGAATCATGAAACAATATTGACTTCACGagttttacaatatttgatGAAAATACATTTTCCAAGTCTGATCTCTTTCTTTCCCTTCTTCCATTTTTATGTCACTTTGTCTCTGGAGTTTAAAGACGGTTCAATCTCTTAGAGTGATCGACCCTTTGTATCCACCGTGATTTTTCAACGAGTTCCTATTGCTGCTTAGCTCAGGGATTAGATAAGACCAGTTACAGGGCCAGCTCCAACTTCTTAGAAAGCATATTTGTTATGTTTTCTTATGGTACTTGTATGATTGATCTAGTGCTGTGGAGATATTGATAGATTTTAAGCTTCTTACATGAGTGTTCCAAGTATTGGCAGAGTCTGGCTCAGATCTTCGGATTTGTAAACTCGCTTAACTGATCTTGAACGTCATTTCTTCTTGCTTGTAAACATATGATTTTCTATCTAGTATTAGTAAGTTGGCCAATGACATAAGAACGAAGGGAAACGATCCTTTTCAGCCAAAACTGAAATCAGTGAAGGGAACAAGTAGAACTATTAAGAACTTGGgtaatataaaaaaagaaaagaaaagatgcTTGCATAAGTGGGTCATAATGGTATTTATGATCGTCAATACTAATCCGGTAGGACTAAAAATTTCGAGCGGGAAACATGTGGACGATGTGGCATACTGAGAATGACGACAGCACTACTATCAATGAGAAACCAATCTTGATTAGAGAGAAAGCAACATGATAATAGCTACTGTCTATTCTGTAAGATGGAATAAGATTTTTCAGCTTTGTATAGATAAAGGTTCCAGTCTGCAAATGTATAAAGGAGTTTGATTAGTCATtaagttcaaaaataaaactcTGAACTAGTCATTCTTTCTTGCTACTTGTTTGATTAATGACCAAAATATGATCATTAGgttgattatttaaataaacACAAACTCACAAAGAGTCTGGACTCAGAAGTAGCTACAAACTTGGTGAAATTGgaatagagaaagagagaagactaTAAGGAACGAGAATAGCAGCAAGGGGTTACGGGAATTGAGGGTATGCAGCATAGCTTTGGAAGCATGAGATGATTCTTTTGAGGGTTTTATATGGTGTGTATGTGTTGTTGCTGATACATTATCCCTGAAGCAACTCTTTTGAAGAGGAAGGCCACATAGATCGATATTCCCTTTAAATGCAGACTCAGGTTGGCCTACAATCTGTGTACCCTGTGGTATTTGGCCAGTGAGTTTGTTATATGATACATTAATATACTCCAAGAACGAGAGACGTGCTAAGCCTTGTGGAATTGTCCCTGAAAGTTGGTTTCGACGTATATCCAGTGACTCGAGATTTGAGAGGTTGCCCATAGAAGATGGAATATGACCGGTGAAACCGTTGTTGGATAAGTTTAGGAGAAGCAGCGAGGTCAAGAGACCTACGGATTCTGGAATCTCTCCTCCAAATCTGTTTACAGAGAAATCAACAGCTGCAAAAGTGTTTAGGATCCTAACCAACTCAATGTTTTTTACTTTGTTTCCCGAAGACAAAGAATGGTGGAATCTGAACTTAACCCTCCTGTTATCTCCCTGTCGATAATCTTCAAAGATACTCACCAGAGATGTACTCCAGTTCACAAAGTAATTTGGTGGAAGGCTCCCGTCAAACATGTTAAGCGATATGTCAATTATCCTCAGTTTCGAAAACATCAGGGGATATTGAGGAGAAGATATAGGACCATGGAACCTGTTTGATCGTAGGACGAGCACTTTCAGATTCGGCAAATACTTCAACCAGAAAGGAAATGTTTCATTGATTTGATTGCTCTCCACGTTTAGAACCTCTAGGCTTTTGCAGTTTACAAGTGACCTGGGAAGCTTCCCACTTATTTGATTGTGGCCAACGTCAATTGTTATTAGTGAGCCACTTCTGCATAATTCATGGGGAAGGTTCCCGTTAAGGTTGTTCTTACGGAGATTCATCTCTCCATTTATTGAATCACCCAAGCATCCGGGAATTGGACCACTGAAATTGTTTGACGATAGATCAAGGAGACTTAGTTTCCTTGGACTGCATAGTGAAAGAGGTAACTCCCCTGTGAAATTATTATTTGATGCAACCACATAGTCGATGGTTGGTGGAAGAATAGGAAAAGGCCCTCCAAAGGTGTTTGACGCCAAATCTAACATTTCAAGAGACGAATTTAGGAGCACTTCTCGCGAACCTTCAAAACCATTGAGGGAGTTGTGATACAGAGACAATCTGGTCACAGGCAAAGTCCATAACCATGCAGGCACTTTTCCTTTGAGCCTATTGTTTGAAATGTCTAAATGCTGCAAGTTTAGAGTCTTCGACAAGTTGGGGAACTCGGAGATGCTGCAGTTGGACAAGTTCAGTTCGATCAACTTTGTTAAAGCGTGGTCGGAACTGGTATTAAGCCTTAACAGATTATTCCAGGAAAGATCCAAATACTCCAGAGACTGTAAAGTCATAAGAAATTTGGGGAACTCGAAGATGTTGCAGTAGGACAACTTCAGTTCGACCAACTTTGGTAAGGCGTGGTCAGTGGAACTGGTATTAAGCCTTGATAGAGTATTGCCGGAAAGATCCAAATACTCCAAAGACTTGAGTGGCAAGAAAACTATGTTGATTGGGTAGATCATGTTGAGAAATGACAGGTCTAGAGACGTGAGCTTGACTAACTTTGAGATAGGCTCTAGTATCCGACCACTAAAAAGGTTTCCGCCTAGGTATAACCTTTCAAGCttagaggatgaagaagaatttAGATTTTCAGGTGGGTCTCTGAGACCGTTTTGTCGCAAATCAAGGTTTAAAAGGGAAGGCATggtgagaagagaagaaggaatGGTTCCAATAAAGTTATTATAGGAAAGGTTTAAATAGGAAAGCTTggataaattata
Above is a window of Brassica napus cultivar Da-Ae chromosome A10, Da-Ae, whole genome shotgun sequence DNA encoding:
- the LOC106423637 gene encoding receptor-like protein 54 — encoded protein: MTLHVFSCLFALIFLVNTLVSLPSRRLDQVESLLSFKNEFLLSCNKSVTNSWNRDAISFDGVLFDKDTGGVTELKLRGACLSGTLHANSSLFKLYQLRYLDLSRNNISSSLPAEFGRLADLEFLDLHQNRFTGELPSSISNLGVANTTVLTKLHFLDISNNSFQGKVPEWLWNLPSLTATNLSHNSFDSFPNVSPTVKHLVASNNNFTGEIPLSLCNPRNLLVLELSNNSLTGAVPRCLSESITMLNLRRNNLTSLPDTFFNSSLKMLDVGHNQISGKLPRSLEHCKGLEFVDVESNAIDDTFPFWLKDLPNLTALILGSNRFYGPIYSPQYPLTFSKLRIIDISRNMFDGSLPPNYFVNWSAAISSSSRLEYDRPRVKLLNTYGSIDFSGNRFGGEIPESIGLLKSLLALNLSNNGFTGHIPSSLANLTELESLDISSNQLSGTIPQELGKLSFLSYINMSYNKLTGEIPQGTQFQTQNESAFEGNIDLCGFPLQKSCSMANVSSHASKPMHNLNSRKPLLLFSFLIVFHFVLSFSFPLSTSL
- the LOC106423660 gene encoding receptor like protein 27-like, whose protein sequence is MKVHLPVFSMTSLFWCVFVSIFLVNTLVSVPFPLPNQIEILLAFKKEFLSPTCSPTVLSSWTKNTRSFDGVVFDNETGVVTELHLSEACLKGTIKNNSNLFKFHHLRYLDLSYNHFEDSFPSEFGNHFEEYSFPSEFGGLANLEFLNFRYSGLVGEVPLSIHNLSRLTFLDLSQNDLTGGFPLIYNLSKLSYLNLSYNNFIGTIPSSLLTMPSLLNLDLRQNGLRDPPENLNSSSSSKLERLYLGGNLFSGRILEPISKLVKLTSLDLSFLNMIYPINIVFLPLKSLEYLDLSGNTLSRLNTSSTDHALPKLVELKLSYCNIFEFPKFLMTLQSLEYLDLSWNNLLRLNTSSDHALTKLIELNLSNCSISEFPNLSKTLNLQHLDISNNRLKGKVPAWLWTLPVTRLSLYHNSLNGFEGSREVLLNSSLEMLDLASNTFGGPFPILPPTIDYVVASNNNFTGELPLSLCSPRKLSLLDLSSNNFSGPIPGCLGDSINGEMNLRKNNLNGNLPHELCRSGSLITIDVGHNQISGKLPRSLVNCKSLEVLNVESNQINETFPFWLKYLPNLKVLVLRSNRFHGPISSPQYPLMFSKLRIIDISLNMFDGSLPPNYFVNWSTSLVSIFEDYRQGDNRRVKFRFHHSLSSGNKVKNIELVRILNTFAAVDFSVNRFGGEIPESVGLLTSLLLLNLSNNGFTGHIPSSMGNLSNLESLDIRRNQLSGTIPQGLARLSFLEYINVSYNKLTGQIPQGTQIVGQPESAFKGNIDLCGLPLQKSCFRDNVSATTHTHHIKPSKESSHASKAMLHTLNSRNPLLLFSFLIVFSLSLFQFHQVCSYF